Part of the Pedobacter roseus genome is shown below.
TTTATAACTGTATTAGGATTACTAATACCACTTTTGTCATTCCGAACGCAGTGAAGAACCCGGAGGCTCTGCGAAGCAAATCTTTAACCGATGCAATACAGAACCAAAATCTGTTGAATAAAGATCCTTCGTTGAATTACTGATTTCAAAAAATCGGGGCGTCATTTCGACTGAAGCGCAGCGAAACGGAGAAATCTTTGGACTATGTTAAAAGATCTCTCCACTGCGGTCGAGATGACGATACCTCACAAACAAGTTATTTCTCTCCAATGTTTTTGGATAAAATGTAACCCATCAGCAACCAATCGCCCGATCTGATTATATTGGATGAGCCTACCATTAACGAATATCAGGGAACGCTTCTGGTTATATCACATGATGAATATTTTCTAAACCAGGTACAGGTTGAACATACCATTCATCTTTAAAATAAATATATAGCCTTATCTTCGTTCCAAATTATAAAACCCAGTACACCTATGCAAAACCTGTTAGCACTAAAAAGTGGCGAAATAAAGGGCGCGGTATCGTTAAAACTTTCCGAAGACCTGACCGAATTTCCGAAGGAAATATTCGAGCTGGCCGATACCCTGGAAGTGCTGGATTTATCATTTAACAAATTAAGTTCATTGCCTACAGATTTTGGCCGGTTAAAAAAGTTGAGGATTTTTTTCTGTTCTGAAAATCTTTTCACAGTTTTACCAGAAGTACTGGCCGATTGCCCTCTACTGGATATTGTCGGTTTTAAATCTAACCGGATTGAAATCGTACCTCCGAAGTCGATCAACCCGAATTTACGCTGGTTAATTTTAACAAATAACAACATTGCTGAACTGCCTAAGGAAATTGGCCTTTGCAAAAAGATGCAAAAACTGATGCTTTCAGGTAACCGTTTATCCATACTGCCCGAAGAATTGATCAATTGCCATAATTTAGCACTTTTACGCATTGCAGCCAATAAACTGCACGAATTGCCTCAATGGATTACGCAACTGCCAAAACTTTCGTGGATTGCATTTTCAGGGAATAATTTTAGCAAAACGACTGCTGTCGAAACCCTTTCATTGATCAACTGGCATGATTTAGAAATCAGCCATTTGTTGGGAGAAGGTGCTTCGGGCGTGATTTCGAAAGCCAACAGAACCATTGGAGAAGAAACCAGCGAAGTAGCAGTTAAAATATTTAAGGGCAATGTAACCAGCGACGGTTTGCCAGAAGATGAAATGACAGCTTATATTGCTGCCGGTTATCACCCGGGTTTAGTCAACCTGATCGGACAGATTGCCTTCCATCCGGAAGATAAAAAAGGACTGGTGATGGATTTAATTCCGCATCATTTTTACAATCTCGGCAATCCACCAAGTTTAGAAAGCTGCACCAGGGATGTTTTTCCTGCTGATCGGAAACTTTCTGAAAAACAGATCATCAGTATCGCTAAAACCATTGCTTCCTTAGCGGCTCAATTACATGAAGCGGGCATTATGCATGGCGATTTATATGCACACAATACGTTAATTGATGAGGATGGCAGTACTTTATTTGGCGATTTTGGCGCGGCTAGTTTTTACGATAACACAGCTAAAACGGCGCAGGCACTGGAGCGGATTGAAGTAAGTGCTTATGGTTATCTGCTCGATGATTTGCTTTCTTTAAAAGATGAAGAAGTTGGTGAGGAAGTGTATAAAACGGTAAGCGAACTTAGGGATGCCTGTTTGGTTCCAGTGCCTTTAGAGCGACCGGGTTTTAATGAATTAGTTGATCAGTTGGCTCAGATTTAATTACAATTGCTAGAAAGGTCGTCATTCTTGCGCAGGCGGGAATCTTAAAGCATTTTACATTAAGATTCCCAATCAACCCGATAGCTATCGGGTTGGGAATGACGAAGCAATCTCTCATGCCTTTAGCACTTTGCATTAAAGATTGCTTCATCCAATGAAAAATTGGCTTCGCAATGACGATCTCGCTAGCCAAAAAACCTAGATTAATTCTGCTGTTTTTTGGCCCAATCCAACCTGCGTTGATCGGGAGTAGTTGTTACTTTGAAATTTTCAAAAGTGGCGTTAAAACCCTTACCATCAGGACAGGCGGCTACCAGACCTACCATCACCGGCGCATTATCTTTAAAATAACAGGTACGGATCATGGTATATTTTTTATCGTCTAAAGAGTAGAAAATTTCTACTGCATCCAGTTTTCTAACGGCTTTCATCCATATTGATGCTGGTGCCTTTTCAAGTTCTACCACGCTCCAGTCGCTGGTTTTATGCGTTACAACAGCACTTACATTTTGTTTTCCATTAACAAATTCTACTCCGGCTTTAATCCATTCTTCCTCATTTATGCGGAGCATCAGCCCCATCTGATCGAAAGTGGTTACATAATTTCCGGTAATTTTTACCTTCACTTCAAACTCTCCCCCATAAGTGGCATAGTAAAAAGGAGCATCGTCAACTGTGAAACCATAATGCGAAATGCGCCAGTAATCGGTTTTAGCCGGAACAAACATGCTAAAGGTATTTTTATCTTTAATTTCCCATTTATCTGGTTCATTAAACCAGTTCATTTTAGCCAGGCTCTGGGCATTTGCTTTTTGAGAAATAAAGTAAGATAGGATGGCAATTAAGGTGAGTAATTTAAGTTTCATTTGTGTGTTATAGTTGGTTATTGTGTGTTTGTGTACTGCAAACATAATGCAGGGTTAAACTTTTGGAAAGGACATACATCACTATTTTTATGTGATGATTGTCACGCCTGTATTGGGTAGCAATTGTACCAGTATTATAAATCTTCATTAAATATTACCTTTGGTATCAGAGAAACATGGAAACAAATTTTTTAAGAGCGCACATTCATCAGATCGTTTGTTTAACAGATGAGGAGTTTGAATATGCCCGATCTTTTTTCACCAAACGGAAATACAAAAAGCACCAGTACATTATTCAGGCAGGAGATGTTGCCAGTCAGGAACATTTTGTAGTGAAAGGCATTGTAAAATCTTCTTATACCGACCATGAGGGCAAAGAATATATTTTACAACTGGCAATGGAAGAGTGGTGGTTTTCCGATCCGAATGCTTTTAACACGGGCATGCCGGCAACTTTAAATGTAGATTGCATTGAAGACACTGAAACGCTTTCCATCTCTTTTGAGAATAAAGAAAAGCTTTGCGCCTCATCCCGGAAAATGGAATATTTCTTTAGAAAAAAATATACTACGGGGAATATGGCCTTGCAAAAACGGGTACTGGCCTTATTGAGCAATAATGCAGGCGAGCGTTACAAACAATGGCGTAACCAATACCCATCTTTACAGAAACGGATTTCGAAAACCCTTATAGCTTCTTATCTGGGGGTAACCAGGGAAACTTTGAGCAGGTTATCGCTTTAAAATTTCTGTGCTTTGGCTTTTTTACCACAAAGACCACAGAAAAAAGGCGCGGAGTACACAGAGTTGGGTGTATAATAGAGATTCTCTTAGCGCTGCTCCAATGATCAGATCAACTCCAAAATCTGTATTTATCTGTGTACATCTGTGGTTAAAAACTCTTATTTATCGCTATCTACACTCAACTTATAGCCTGGCAAGCTTGCCAACACTAAACTAGAAGCACTTACCACGAAAACCGAATAATTAAAGGGCGCCCTGTAATTCGCAAAAATCAACATCGATAAGGCAAAGGCAAGCGTAAGTAAAAAACTACCTATAGCGGCCAGTTTAATTTTATAACCAATAATGAGCAATAACCCGAAAATCAATTCGCCAGCGGTGGCAATAATGCCCATAACATTGGCCAATGTACGGCTTAAATAAGGCATGAGAGAATGGGTGTAATCTACAAATATCGACCAGTTGCCCCAGCCCACAGTTGGAGAACCTGGAGCTCCGAGCCAGCCAAAGCGGTCCATAACAGGAAGGATAAAACCTACGCCCAAAGCGAGCCTAAGAAATAATTGTGCAAAATGTGGTGTGTTTTTCATCTTGTTTAAGTGAATAGGATATCCGCAATTTAGCACCTATCTATCACAACTTTCTTAAACCAGATTAAGAAATGAGCTATTTCGAAAAATCAGCCTAAAAACATTCTACTTCCCAAAACCTCGACCACTTTTCGCCTAAAGCCAACTTAACAATACCTTCTTTATGTTCCAGTTCCTGATTGTGGTTAACGCCATCGGCCACACCGCACCAGGGCTCTAAACATACAAAAGGTGCATCGGTAGCAGCCCATATCCCAAAGAATGGAAAATCTTCAAAATGAAAGTGAAGACCGTAATCATTTTTGGTATTCAATAAACTGATACAGTTGCTTTGCAGCGTTTTAAACACCAATGCATCATTGTAGAAAAGGTCGTGTTTAAGGTTTAATTTATGATAACTCAACTCAATGCTCTCGGTTTCATCTGCTACTAAACCATCATCCAGCTTCCAATATGTTAATTTCTCGTCGGTATTAAAGGCAAGGTAATAATCTTCGTAAACCGTATCAGGTGTATTAGGAACTGCAAATGCAGGGTGTGCCCCTAAAGAAAACAGAAGTTCTTCGGTACCGGTATTAATTACTTCGTAAGTTAAGTTCAGCTTGCGGTCTATCAATTGATATTTCAGCTTCAATCCAAAATAAAATGGATAAATTTTTAAGGTTTCATCCGTTTGCGTCAAAGTAAAAACTGCTTCAGTTTCACTTATTTTTTCGAAATTAAAAACATGATCGCGCGCGAAACCATGCCTTGGCAATTCATAGTTTTTACCCTGATATTTAAAACTGTTGTTTTTTAAGGAACCTACAATAGGAAATAGAACGGGACTATGCTTTGCCCAATATTTAGGATTGGCATTCCATAAATATTCCAATCCTGTTTCTTTGCTAAATAAGCCTTGAAGTTCTGCGCCTTTAGCCGCCAGGCTAACTTTTATATAGTCGTTTTCGAGAGTAATCATTTGCAATCTAAATTAGGAAAAAGATGTTCGGAAAGATATGTTTTTTATTAAAAAATGAATCCTGTTTCAGTTGGGAGTTCAGAGTTGAGTGTTTGGAGTTCATTACGCCCTAGAACGGTATCCTTATTTGAATAAACATTCTATAAATCGAGCGTTTTGAGTTTAAAGCGAATGATGACTCCCAACTCAAAACTAACTAACCCTTCTCTTCCCAGATACATGCAATATTAATAATCGTTTGTACTGCTTTTTCCATATCCTGCACGCTTACCCATTCTTGTTTACTGTGAAAAGCGTGTTCTCCTGCAAAAATATTCGGACAAGGTAGGCCCATATACGATAATCTCGATCCATCGGTACCGCCACGAATACTTTGCTGCTTGGCAACCACACCTGCACGCTCAATGGCTTGAATTCCATATTGTACAATTTTTGGATGCTGATCAAGCACCTCTTTCATATTCCGGTATTGGGCTTTAATTTCTAAAGTATAGCTCGATTTTGGATATTTCGCCATTACCTGTTTTACTGTTTCTTCTAAAAACTGTCCGTGTGCAGCAAGTTTTTCATTTGTAAAATCGCGGATGATAAACTGTGCTTCAGCTTCCTCTACCTGCCCATGCATGCTTACCGGATGGATAAAACCTTCTTTTTGGTGCGTAGCTTCAGGTGTAAGCGTATCTTTTGGCAAGGTGTCTAAAATTTCTGCGAGGATTTTAATGGCGCTTTCCATTTTTCCTTTTGCAAAGCCCGGATGGGTACTTACGCCATAAATTTTAAGGGTGGCACCATCTGCAGAAAATGTTTCATCTTCAATAGAGCCCAGTGTTTCACCATCAATGGTATAACCGAAATCGGCACCTAGTTTTTTTAGATTTGCTTTATCTACCCCCCGGCCAATCTCTTCATCAGGGGTGAAAAACACTTTAATGGTTCCGTGTTTTACACCAGGATTTTTCATAAAAAAAGCCGCGGCTTCCATAATTTCGGCTAAACCTGCTTTATTATCTGCGCCCAACAAAGTGGTTCCGCTGGCAGTAATAATATCATTGCCAATCTGGTGCTTCAGATCTTTATGATCGGCCATTTTGATTACAATTTTAGGATCGTCGGGTAAGATCAAATCCTGCCCTTGATATTTGTCATGAATAATCGGTTTCACATTTTCACCGCTACAATCCGGCGAAGTATCCATGTGCGAGCAGAAAAAAATCACAGGCAATTGTTTATCCGAATTTGAAGGAATAGTGCCATACACATAGCCATTATCGTCCATTTCTGCATCAGAAACACCGATTTCCAATAATTCCTGTACCAATTCTCTTCCTAAATTCTTTTGCTTTGAAGTTGAAGGGCAAGTAGGAGAATCTGGATCCGATTGCGTATCAATTTTTGCATATTTGATAAAACGCTGTTCTAAGGTTTTGTTAAAGTTGCTGTATGTGCTCATAATTCAAAGGTAAAAGTTATAGATATTCGATAAACATATTATTTTTGTAAAAAAACGATATGATTTTTAATTTGCTGAGAGCTACTTATATAACCCTTTTGCTTGTTTTTATTGGAAGTTTTTCTTTTGCCCAGTCAAACTATTTTAAAATGTCGTACGGTTTTGGTGGTGGAGTGAACAAATCTTATACCGACGTTTACAAAGGAAGTTTTGGTTACACAGCTTATGGCGTATTCGATTATCATATCACCCCATTTGTAACAATAGGACTCGAGGGGCAGTATGGAATGGTTCAGGGTGGTAACATTGAAACCGATCCGCATAACCGCCAGTTTGTAAACAAATATACTTCCATTACCGCGAATGTAAAATTAATGCTTGGCGAAATCGTGGATTATGATAAAAGTGAATTTTTATACAACATCCGCGGCCTGTACCTGGGATTGGGTATTGGCGTAATCAACAATAACATTACCGACATTGTAAGGTATAAGCCTAGCTGGGCGCAATATGATCCTGGTTATGGCCCTTTTCCTGGTGTTGACAAAAGCCTGAACATGGCAGTTCCTTTAAACTTCGGCTTTAACTATTTCATCAACGATGGTTACGGTTACATGCGGTATATCATCAACATCAATGCACAATCGAACTTCACTTTTGGAGAAGGTTTGGATGGTTATAACGACTCGAGCACGAAATTTAAAAACTATTCCCCTGATGTTTATAACTCCTATACCATAGGCTTTAAATACATGTTGGGAAGGATTAAATCTTATCGTAAAACACTTTAATAACAGCATTTCATTTCTTAGCTTTAAGGCATGAGAAAACTCTTTGTGTTATGTTTGCTATCGATGAGGCTAAAAGCCATCGCACAAAAAACACCTTTCGAATTAAGCGGCAAAACCGAAACCACAACCTACACTGCAGCAATATCTTATTACGAAAACCTGGCTAAAAATCACCCGGAAGCCAGGCTACTTACCTATGGAAGTACAGATTTCGGAGAACCTTTGCATGTATTAGTTTTATCACGCGATAAGGTTTTCGATCCGGTGCAGATCCGAAAAAGCAATAAAAGAATCTTATTGATTAATAACGGGATCCACCCGGGCGAACCAGAAGGAGTAGATGCTTCGATGATGCTGGCCCGCGACCTGCTTAAAGCGGGTAAACTCCCAAAAGATGTGGTCATCTGCATTATTCCGCTTTATAATATAGACGGAAGCTTTAACCGTACTGGTACTTCGAGAGCCAACCAAAACGGACCAGTTGCTTACGGATTTAGGGGCAACAGCAAAAACCTCGACCTGAACCGCGATTTTATTAAAACTGACTCGAAAAAT
Proteins encoded:
- a CDS encoding leucine-rich repeat-containing protein kinase family protein — translated: MQNLLALKSGEIKGAVSLKLSEDLTEFPKEIFELADTLEVLDLSFNKLSSLPTDFGRLKKLRIFFCSENLFTVLPEVLADCPLLDIVGFKSNRIEIVPPKSINPNLRWLILTNNNIAELPKEIGLCKKMQKLMLSGNRLSILPEELINCHNLALLRIAANKLHELPQWITQLPKLSWIAFSGNNFSKTTAVETLSLINWHDLEISHLLGEGASGVISKANRTIGEETSEVAVKIFKGNVTSDGLPEDEMTAYIAAGYHPGLVNLIGQIAFHPEDKKGLVMDLIPHHFYNLGNPPSLESCTRDVFPADRKLSEKQIISIAKTIASLAAQLHEAGIMHGDLYAHNTLIDEDGSTLFGDFGAASFYDNTAKTAQALERIEVSAYGYLLDDLLSLKDEEVGEEVYKTVSELRDACLVPVPLERPGFNELVDQLAQI
- a CDS encoding DUF1349 domain-containing protein; the encoded protein is MKLKLLTLIAILSYFISQKANAQSLAKMNWFNEPDKWEIKDKNTFSMFVPAKTDYWRISHYGFTVDDAPFYYATYGGEFEVKVKITGNYVTTFDQMGLMLRINEEEWIKAGVEFVNGKQNVSAVVTHKTSDWSVVELEKAPASIWMKAVRKLDAVEIFYSLDDKKYTMIRTCYFKDNAPVMVGLVAACPDGKGFNATFENFKVTTTPDQRRLDWAKKQQN
- a CDS encoding Crp/Fnr family transcriptional regulator encodes the protein METNFLRAHIHQIVCLTDEEFEYARSFFTKRKYKKHQYIIQAGDVASQEHFVVKGIVKSSYTDHEGKEYILQLAMEEWWFSDPNAFNTGMPATLNVDCIEDTETLSISFENKEKLCASSRKMEYFFRKKYTTGNMALQKRVLALLSNNAGERYKQWRNQYPSLQKRISKTLIASYLGVTRETLSRLSL
- a CDS encoding DoxX family membrane protein, yielding MKNTPHFAQLFLRLALGVGFILPVMDRFGWLGAPGSPTVGWGNWSIFVDYTHSLMPYLSRTLANVMGIIATAGELIFGLLLIIGYKIKLAAIGSFLLTLAFALSMLIFANYRAPFNYSVFVVSASSLVLASLPGYKLSVDSDK
- a CDS encoding aldose 1-epimerase family protein, with amino-acid sequence MITLENDYIKVSLAAKGAELQGLFSKETGLEYLWNANPKYWAKHSPVLFPIVGSLKNNSFKYQGKNYELPRHGFARDHVFNFEKISETEAVFTLTQTDETLKIYPFYFGLKLKYQLIDRKLNLTYEVINTGTEELLFSLGAHPAFAVPNTPDTVYEDYYLAFNTDEKLTYWKLDDGLVADETESIELSYHKLNLKHDLFYNDALVFKTLQSNCISLLNTKNDYGLHFHFEDFPFFGIWAATDAPFVCLEPWCGVADGVNHNQELEHKEGIVKLALGEKWSRFWEVECF
- the pepT gene encoding peptidase T, whose product is MSTYSNFNKTLEQRFIKYAKIDTQSDPDSPTCPSTSKQKNLGRELVQELLEIGVSDAEMDDNGYVYGTIPSNSDKQLPVIFFCSHMDTSPDCSGENVKPIIHDKYQGQDLILPDDPKIVIKMADHKDLKHQIGNDIITASGTTLLGADNKAGLAEIMEAAAFFMKNPGVKHGTIKVFFTPDEEIGRGVDKANLKKLGADFGYTIDGETLGSIEDETFSADGATLKIYGVSTHPGFAKGKMESAIKILAEILDTLPKDTLTPEATHQKEGFIHPVSMHGQVEEAEAQFIIRDFTNEKLAAHGQFLEETVKQVMAKYPKSSYTLEIKAQYRNMKEVLDQHPKIVQYGIQAIERAGVVAKQQSIRGGTDGSRLSYMGLPCPNIFAGEHAFHSKQEWVSVQDMEKAVQTIINIACIWEEKG